The Ursus arctos isolate Adak ecotype North America unplaced genomic scaffold, UrsArc2.0 scaffold_25, whole genome shotgun sequence DNA segment GTGCTTTGGGTGGAATGTGGAGAGTCGGACGTTCATGTTTTCTGTTTCCGAGTGACCCCACAGGCAGGTGAAGGTGGgcctgccccccagcccaggggAGGACGGGGCTCGGAGGTGGGTGGGGCTCCAGCCAGGGACACCCCAGGACCGCCCAGAGGCCCAGCAGCAGTTCCAGTCTTGCTGTTGGGAGCACTCGGGAAGGGGCGTGATTCACACGGTGGGCGACCTGCACAGCGAGGGGCCCTTTGGGGGCTTCCCTGCATATTTCTTCGTCTGGGGACTTGGACGTGTGCTGGCATCACGCGGAAAGTCTCAGCAATGGAACCGGGGATGAGTACGGCTTTGACCCGGTCAAAGGCAGTGCGCGCACGCCCGGCCTCTGCGGGGGAGCTGGGCCCCCGGGCCAACACCTCGGATGCCACCGAGACATCAAAGGGAGGGTGCCACACCCACCGGGCCCTCCCCGCGCCCCCCCACGGGCCATGGGCAGAGGGACCGGGTGGCAAGCTGGAGCTCCTGCTGCGCCGTAATGAAGTCCCCTGTCTCGGACCCGGGGAGCCGGCCAGTCACGGCCTCCAGGCCCCACAGCCAGCCCTCAGTGGAGGGGCCGTCACGGGAGCCAGAGCTGGACCGTGGGGCCCAAGGGAACCAGAGAAAGATTTTCCTACCAACAGGAGGGGCCTCAGCCCTCTTCTTCCTGCATTTGGACGTTGTTCTTGAGAAGATGTCTGCATGGTGCTGTGTGGACCTTGGGACGACCCAGGGAGACATCGCCAACCCTCCAAAACGCGAAGTAGTCAGACAGAGCCCGCTGCTGCCTGACGTGGCCAACCTGCTGCAGACACCCTGGGAGGGCTGGTCGCAAACTCCGAACAAGGTGACCGATGTCCTCAGGGCCACAGTCTGACCTTCCCACCTGAAGCAAGCTAAGCCCGAGCTCTCGTTGGAGGTTATCAGGCTGGGGCCTTCTCAGAGCGGGACCAGTGGCCCTGACGTCCCAGGTGACCGCAGAGCTAGGGCTGGAGCAGCACGGTGAGCAGCGAGGCCCCGCTGGGGACCTCACGTGTCCAGGCACGACACCTCTGGTGGGCTCAGGACGGCACCTCAGATCCTGCTGGGGCCAGCTCCCCAGGCAGCTGGAACTGGGGGTCTCTCTGGCCAGGACAGCCCACGCTGGGAGGAGGGCATCCCCAGTCTGGGGCATGGGCGCAGATCGCAGTCCAGCCGTTACCATATCGGGGTTTTCTCCTAGGACCCTCCATGGACTCTCCCGTTggcagagggtggggaagggcggGGCATCTGACCTGGCCCGGCAGGAAGGGGCTGCAAGACAGGCAGGCTAGACCCATGGGAGGGGCACGGCTCCCAGAAACaccccctctctggacctcactgCCCAggtcctcccctctgcccccctgctgcccctccccacggaGCTGGCCTCACCCCTCTTCATTCTCCTTCCCACTCCTACCTGAGCAGCCCAGACCAGCCGCCACCCAAAATCCATGGATGCAGTTTTATCAAGTCGCCAGTGGTCTCCCGGGGGCCCATGGACGTCAGTCCACCCCACATCCCCCGGCCCACCTCTCAGTCCCTGCCCTGCTGGCCCAGAGCCCATCACCCTCACTGCAGCCCCTACACCGTCTGAGGAAGGCTTCCCCGCTCTTCCCAGACCCGACCTCTCCCTCCAAGAGTGTCCCGCAGGGTCTGGCCGCCCCCCAAGTCCGCCCCCCACCTACACAGGGACAGcctctgcctgggctcagcaCCAGGACCAGCACAGGGCTGGTCAGTTCAGCCACTGCAGAACTGCATCAGGACCTGGGAGCTCACCAGCAAGAGGACGAGGGGCAAGGGACCAGGGGCTGGCTTCTCTGCCACGTCTGGCCACGCAGGCCACCTCAGGAAGCCAGAGAAGGGCAGGCTGGAACTCGGCCGTCCGCATCTTGTTGCCAAGGCAGACCCCAGAGAACAGACACCTCAGGCCACAAGCCTTCCAAACGCCCCCGGTTCCCAGACCTGCTGCAGCCAGAGCCCAGCTCTGTCATGAAAACAGTGGACGCCGGCCACAGGCCTCACTGCAGCCAGGGGCCCCTCGCATCCTCCACATCTGTCCAGATGCCCTCAGAGACCATCGGAAGGGCACATAGGAAACCAAGTCAGGATGGGGTGGGGACAGTGTCCTCGGCACTCAATGGCCTGGGGAGGCCAacggaggcagagatgggaggcaGTGACCAGTGCTGAGGGTTTACTTGGGAGTCTGACCAGTTCTCACTTCTGACACTGGACGCGGGGGCCTCACAGCAAAGCTGACCCCCCAAAATGTTCCCCAACCCAAGGGCCAGCAGGGGCTCCTCTGAGAACAGGCTTCCAGGGTAAGAGTCAAAACAGGCCACGGGGAGAGGGTGGCAGGAGCCTAGACTTGTCAGCCCCCCACGCACCCCTCACAGCATCCCTGTTTCCACAGACTCACCAAGGACACACCACAGAGACCGGAGGGGACAGGATGGGCAACACTGAAGCTcacccactgcccccaccccagaccacaCACTCCCAAGACTGCACCCACACCCTGCCCCACTACCCCCTGCCCCACTCGCAGGCTGGACCCCTTGCAGCCCCTCACGCTCTCCGGGCCTCGCCTGTGGCCTTTGCCGGGCAACTCCCCACTAGCACCTCCTCtgcaccacctcctcctcccccttccctccccccctctACTTGCCAACACAGGAGGACAGAGCACCCCTGCTCCACAGCTGGGCTCCCCAGGCTCAGAGAGACACTGCCGAGGTTGTGGTCAGAGCGCGGGGCCGAGCGGTCACGTTGGAAGACAAGAGCAGTGTTGTAGCCGTGAGTAGTCCCTGCGTATCTGAGGACAGGGACTGTCCTCAAGCTGGGGGAGGCCAGACATTAGGGGAGCGGGGACCCACACCCTGCCAAGGGGGCCCAGCGACCAGCCAGCCAAGCCCTGACCAGCGGCTGGCGGAAGGGAGCTCGGACAGGACCCTGCTCTGCGCCCACTCCTCTGAACCCTTCTGGGAGCTGTGGGTTCTAGACACAGTCAGGCAACGGGGTGGTGGGCGTTGTCCCCCAGCAGGGACGCGAATGCATGAGCGCAGGCCTAGCCTCACGGTGCCATCAGCCAGGAATCTCACAAGGCGTCCTCAAACAGCCACGTCGACAGCCTGCTAACCCTGAGGCAAAGAGCCCCTTCCCCAAACGCTATGGAGACTGTCCCTGGCCGGGTGGGTGCCCAGGGCCACATCACAAGGGCTTGGTGCCAGGCAGAGGCAGGTCAGACAGCCTGAGGCgtcccctctgccccaccagGGCACCAAGCTACTGGGGCCACGCTGCTGTGGGCTCCATGGGTATCTGTCCCCACCAGGCCCAGGTGAGGTGGGGCCAGGCTCCGTGCTCCTGGCCTCAGCCTACGAGGTCCACCTGGGAGCAAAGCCGGCACCTGGTCCCACACCGcgcccccccccatcccacctccacctcccaccccacctcccacccctgacGCTGAGGAGAGAACCCGGGGCTCGGGTCAATTCTGGCCCTCAGGTGTGCACGCGCTTACGTGGTTAAGATACCCCAGGAAGCCCAGAGTCCGCGTTCTGGCACCTGTGCGGGTGGGGACGGTGAACTGGGACAGGGTCTCTGTGACAGCGCAGCAATGGTCGCGCAGCCAGGAGCTGGCCCAGACCCCTCGCcgctgccgcccccccccccacgtcccCCTCCCACCCAGTCCGGCTGTCAGAAACAGGCTCAGGAAACACGCAGGGCACGGCGGCTTTGGATACAAAACTGTAAACACGAGTCTTTAAAATGAGAGGCCTCCTTGGCCCCAAACTCTGAGCCAGAGGCCCCCACCAAGGGACCCCGAGGGACGGGACCTCCGCCCGCTctgttctcccttccccccaccaggCCCCCACAGGAGGGGTGCGCCCAGGCCAAGCACACACGGGCCCACGCACTGGGGCGGCCGCGCGCTGGGGGAGCGGGGCTGCGAGTCCACGGTCCGAGGGATTCCTGAGATGAAGAAGTGGCCGCGGCCCCCGGGCCCTGTGGGGAGCCCGCCCCCACTCCATCCCATGCAAGCCTCGCGGGCACTGTCACGTGCCCAGGGCGTCACGCGTGGGCGAGGGCCCGTGGGGGCGGCCGGGCGGGCAGTGCAGCGGCGGGGGCGGTGGCACGGAGTTGCGCTGCGGGGGCGGCGGCTGCAGCTCCAGCGCCAGCGCAGGCGGCGGGAAGTCGCGCACCTGGCGGCGGTACTCGAGGAACGTGCAGGCCTTGGTGGCCAGCGCCACCACGTTCTTGCCCACGAAGATGGCCGAGACGCGGCTGTCGCGGAAGAGCGCCATGTTGGCGGCCCGCGCCAGCACAGCCACCACGTTGACGGTGGCGAGGCTGAGCACGGGGTAGAGCATCATCTTCTGCGGCGCGATGTGCTCGCCCTGCATGCTGACCTCGCTGAGCGCCACGCACggcagcaccagcagcagcatGTAGCAGTAGAAGAAAGTGAGGCCCTCGGCCCACAGCGGCAGCCCGGTGCGCGGCGGCTCCCACAGATTGGCCTGCATGTCCAGCAGGTCCAGGAGGTCCAGCGCCACCCAGAAGAGGCGGCCGCGCAGGTCCTCGCGCTTGCGGAACGTGCGCACGTACTCCATGCGGTCGAGCGCCACGAGCAGCAGGAAGAGCCCGGGCACGCACACCGACAGCAGCAACGTCAGCGCCTTGCGCGCCACCGGGTCGGCCGCGCCTCGCCGAGCCGCCTTGTAGTTCTGGAAAATGAAGTAGAGTTTGATCTCCAGCACGAAGATGTAGAGGAACCAAAGGATCATGGCGTAGCCGCGTTTGGCGGTGCGCACCTCGGCGCCCACCCACACGGCCACGTAGCGCAGCACCAGCAGGAAGCACACGTCGCCCACCAGCACGATGATGCACACACCGATCTTGCGCGGGCCCTGGTTCTGCTCCACCAGGTACGCGTCCATGACCGCCATGCTGCCCATGATCACCAGCGTGGTCAGGCACACGTGGCGCCGGTCCGGGGGCGGCAGCACCATGGTCGGCCGCCGGGACCCCGGCCTGGGCTCACCTGGCCCCCACGCGAGGCGGGACGAGGCCCTGCGGCGGCGGCGCTCAGCCCGCGGGCATGGCGCGACGTGGCCTGTCCAGCCGCTCTGAGGGCGCCACTGCTGCCGACTGCCGAGCTCGGAACCTGGGGAGACCAGAGGGGACAGTAAGGACGCAGTGCGGGGGCAGCCTCCGCCCTCCCGGGCCCCCGCTACGTGCTTCCTGCGCGGGGCGCTGTCCCCTCGGCGGGCGCCCGGGGCCTCTGTGGCACGCACGCGCCGAAGCGCGCGGGGGACCGGGAGCGGGAGGGGGAGCAGGGCCTCCAGGGGGCGCTGCAGCCCCACCTGAGACCCGAGACCTGGTTCCCGCGCCGCCAGGAAGGAAATGGAACGGAAGTGGTTTCTCGCCGCCGCGCGCGTCCCGGGGCCCCGGTGGTTTGTCCCTGCTGGGCCCACGCCGCCGGCCCTCCGGCGTCCTTTCCCCCTCCCCGGGCGCCTTGCTTAAGCGGGGAGTCGGGCCCGCGGCCTCCGCTCTGCGCGCTCGCTCGGGGAGCGCCGGAGGCCCGCGGAGGCCCAGGCCCCATCCCCGGCGCGGCGGCCGCGCTCCCGGCATGTTTTCTGGTCCAGGACTGAGGACCCTCTCTCACAAGCCTCCCTACCCCAGCCTTGcatctcttctccctgcctcGGCCGACTCAGTGTCCCCTACTCACCCGTCCACCCACCCCAGGCCGTGTGGACCATTCCCAGCCCCGCTCCCaccagggccccccccccccccccggcctacAGAGGCTCGCGTCCCAGCAGCGTCTCCCGCCAGGTGCACGGCCCCGCCTGCGCGCCCGCGCACCCACACTGCCCTGCTACTGTGAAGGGGTGGACCCtggccactccccccccccccccgccccgcaccttTGGGGCCATCTCAGGAAGCCCGCCCTCCACTGTCGCCCACCCGGACCTTCTCTGGGCTCTGCAGCCCCCTGCACCTCTCCCAGCCTTGGCACAGACTGTTGTGACTGTGCTGGTCGGTGTCCCACAGTCCACTGGGTCCTCACACCTGGGCCCGCACGCCCGCCCGCACCCTCTGACCGTCACCTGCACTCACTTCCAGCCAGGCCCCCTCACCCCGCCTCCTCCTTCCACAGCacccctggccctgggctctgtTTACTGCCCTGTCTAGAcaagaacataaaatttaatgTCACCCGTGACTGTGAAGCGAGTGCTCAGCTTGCCCCTGGTGACACCACTGCCCCCAGGACTGGGGAAGGAGGCCCTCCTCCAAACAGGCACCTCCATTCCCCACCTCAGCAAGCCTGCTGCCCCACCCAGCACCCGCCCCCCGGGGACCCTGCAGCCACACACAGGACCCCCACACTGAGTTCAGACACCTGGAGTGGAGGGTATCTGGGGGAGCGCCATATACGGCTACCTCCACAGTTCCAGGagctcctgctccccacccacccactcaccccaTTTTCACCCACCAGGTGGGAGACCCCTCCCACCTGGGGCCTCCGCGGGCCGCAGCAGCCTTCCGGCCAGGCCACGTAGCCGAAGAGCCAGAGCCGCTGCCCCGCTAatccctccccctctactcctcAGCGTTCTCGTTCCCTCTCTTAGCCACTCGTCAAACCCGGGCTGAGGATGCCAGGGCAGACCCCGTCCCGACGGGAGTTCGCAGGAGaagcccccgcccctgccccaggaA contains these protein-coding regions:
- the TMEM121 gene encoding transmembrane protein 121, which produces MVLPPPDRRHVCLTTLVIMGSMAVMDAYLVEQNQGPRKIGVCIIVLVGDVCFLLVLRYVAVWVGAEVRTAKRGYAMILWFLYIFVLEIKLYFIFQNYKAARRGAADPVARKALTLLLSVCVPGLFLLLVALDRMEYVRTFRKREDLRGRLFWVALDLLDLLDMQANLWEPPRTGLPLWAEGLTFFYCYMLLLVLPCVALSEVSMQGEHIAPQKMMLYPVLSLATVNVVAVLARAANMALFRDSRVSAIFVGKNVVALATKACTFLEYRRQVRDFPPPALALELQPPPPQRNSVPPPPPLHCPPGRPHGPSPTRDALGT